A single region of the Nocardioides aurantiacus genome encodes:
- a CDS encoding FMN-binding glutamate synthase family protein — MKLSHLLGGAGVALGAVAARDLTQTRHALLRNFPVVAHARYLLERVGPELRQYIVTSNDEERPFSRDQRAWVYASAKQENNYSGFGTDNDVEHLPGYAVLKHRTFPTSLPRDHASAGLPSAKVMGGPRGRRHAFRPASVVNISGMSYGSLSGPAITALNRGAQEAGCLHNTGEGGLSPYHQQGGDLVLQIGTSYFGCRTPEGAFSLERLREVVEANPVRALEIKLSQGAKPGLGGLLPAGKVSREISEIRGIPMGRDCASPARHTAFTDTDSLLDFVELLGTETGLPVGVKSAVGELGFWHDLVRLMGPGTRGVDFVTVDGGEGGTGASPRVFADSIALPFRLGFARVYGAFAEAGLTDRVTFVGSGKLGLTDNATVAFALGADMVNAGREAMLSIGCIQAQKCHTDHCPTGVATQNAWLTRGLEPVSKGERCAQYLRTLRSELVKVTESIGVAHPGLITPDDVEVLCGDYEARSLREVYGYAAGWGELGPSLQSELLDLVAAAPGSAEPRSAEAGAGERDLGPERVTSPS; from the coding sequence ATGAAGCTCTCGCACCTGCTCGGGGGAGCCGGGGTGGCCCTGGGCGCCGTCGCCGCTCGCGACCTCACCCAGACCCGTCACGCCCTGCTGCGCAACTTCCCGGTCGTGGCCCACGCCCGCTACCTGCTGGAACGCGTCGGGCCCGAGCTGCGCCAGTACATCGTCACGAGCAACGACGAGGAGCGGCCGTTCAGCCGCGACCAGCGCGCCTGGGTCTACGCCTCGGCCAAGCAGGAGAACAACTACTCCGGCTTCGGCACCGACAACGACGTCGAGCACCTGCCCGGGTACGCCGTGCTCAAGCACCGCACCTTCCCGACCTCGCTGCCCCGCGACCACGCCTCGGCGGGCCTGCCCTCGGCGAAGGTGATGGGCGGTCCGCGCGGCCGCCGGCACGCCTTCCGGCCCGCCTCGGTCGTCAACATCTCCGGCATGTCCTACGGCTCGCTGTCGGGACCCGCGATCACCGCCCTCAACCGCGGGGCCCAGGAGGCGGGCTGCCTGCACAACACCGGCGAGGGCGGCCTCTCGCCCTACCACCAGCAGGGCGGCGACCTGGTGCTGCAGATCGGGACGTCCTACTTCGGCTGCCGCACGCCCGAGGGTGCGTTCTCCCTGGAGAGGCTGAGGGAGGTGGTCGAGGCCAACCCGGTGCGGGCGCTGGAGATCAAGCTCTCCCAGGGGGCCAAGCCCGGCCTGGGCGGCCTGCTGCCGGCCGGCAAGGTGAGCCGGGAGATCTCCGAGATCCGCGGCATCCCGATGGGCCGCGACTGCGCCAGCCCGGCGCGCCACACCGCCTTCACCGACACCGACAGCCTGCTCGACTTCGTGGAGCTGCTCGGCACGGAGACCGGGCTGCCGGTCGGGGTGAAGTCGGCGGTCGGCGAGCTCGGCTTCTGGCACGACCTGGTGCGGCTGATGGGGCCCGGGACCCGCGGCGTCGACTTCGTGACCGTCGACGGCGGCGAGGGCGGCACCGGCGCCTCGCCACGCGTGTTCGCCGACTCGATCGCGCTGCCGTTCCGGCTGGGCTTCGCCCGCGTCTACGGCGCCTTCGCCGAGGCCGGCCTGACCGACCGCGTCACCTTCGTCGGCTCGGGCAAGCTCGGGCTCACCGACAACGCCACCGTCGCCTTCGCCCTGGGTGCCGACATGGTCAACGCCGGCCGGGAGGCGATGCTCTCGATCGGCTGCATCCAGGCGCAGAAGTGCCACACCGACCACTGCCCGACCGGCGTCGCCACGCAGAACGCCTGGCTGACCCGCGGCCTGGAGCCGGTCAGCAAGGGCGAGCGCTGCGCGCAGTACCTCCGCACGCTGCGCTCGGAGCTGGTCAAGGTCACCGAGTCGATCGGCGTCGCCCACCCCGGCCTGATCACCCCGGACGACGTCGAGGTGCTCTGCGGCGACTACGAGGCCCGCTCGCTGCGCGAGGTCTACGGGTACGCCGCCGGCTGGGGCGAGCTCGGCCCGTCGCTGCAGTCGGAGCTGCTCGACCTCGTCGCCGCGGCCCCCGGCAGCGCCGAGCCCCGGTCCGCCGAGGCGGGCGCGGGCGAGCGCGACCTGGGCCCGGAGCGGGTGACGTCCCCCAGCTGA
- a CDS encoding alpha/beta fold hydrolase translates to MDLIPKPDQVASAASNVAHKLLYGGLADLRPMPRTLIDDGPLREVYHYRPHKTTRETGDPVLLVTPLAAPAICFDLRRGCSLVEHLVQQGRPTYLVEYGQISFKNRGLGIEHWVEEVIPEAVKAVSEHAGGRPVHLVGWSLGGIFATLVAADRPDLPIASLTVLGSPFDVEKVPLVAPLRPILRLTDGGVVTQLYRLLGGAPRPLVRRAFQLSSGTKLITKPLATLQHLDDTEWLAQIEAVDRFTRNMIAYPGRSFGQLYHRMLKDNQLLTGKVEVSGRDVDVADVTAPVLVFAGNTDGIAPINAVRALVGLLTKAHEVRFEIVPGGHLGMLTGRAARTTTWVVLDEWLEQYSTPDDRATRSKARARRKPRKRVATAGSAEPGTGAPAAERRTDPVAPDRSAIGSNPDRRFASASSRNLGRKP, encoded by the coding sequence ATGGATCTGATCCCCAAGCCGGACCAGGTCGCGTCCGCGGCCAGCAACGTCGCGCACAAGCTGCTGTACGGCGGGCTGGCCGACCTCCGCCCGATGCCCCGCACGCTGATCGACGACGGCCCGCTGCGCGAGGTCTACCACTACCGGCCCCACAAGACCACGCGCGAGACCGGCGACCCGGTGCTGCTCGTGACCCCGCTGGCCGCGCCCGCGATCTGCTTCGACCTGCGCCGCGGCTGCTCCCTGGTGGAGCACCTCGTCCAGCAGGGCCGCCCGACCTACCTCGTGGAGTACGGCCAGATCTCGTTCAAGAACCGCGGCCTGGGGATCGAGCACTGGGTCGAGGAGGTCATCCCCGAGGCGGTCAAGGCGGTCTCCGAGCACGCCGGCGGCCGCCCGGTCCACCTCGTGGGCTGGAGCCTCGGCGGCATCTTCGCCACCCTCGTCGCCGCCGACCGGCCCGACCTGCCGATCGCCTCGCTGACCGTGCTCGGCTCGCCCTTCGACGTCGAGAAGGTGCCGCTCGTGGCGCCGCTGCGCCCGATCCTCAGGCTCACCGACGGCGGCGTCGTGACCCAGCTCTACCGGCTGCTCGGCGGTGCGCCGCGCCCGCTCGTGCGTCGGGCCTTCCAGCTGTCCTCGGGCACCAAGCTGATCACCAAGCCGCTGGCCACCCTGCAGCACCTCGACGACACCGAGTGGCTGGCGCAGATCGAGGCGGTGGACCGCTTCACCCGCAACATGATCGCCTACCCCGGCCGCAGCTTCGGGCAGCTCTACCACCGGATGCTCAAGGACAACCAGCTGCTCACCGGCAAGGTCGAGGTCTCCGGCCGCGACGTCGACGTAGCCGACGTGACCGCCCCCGTGCTCGTCTTCGCCGGCAACACCGACGGCATCGCGCCGATCAACGCGGTGCGTGCCCTGGTCGGCCTGCTGACCAAGGCCCACGAGGTGCGCTTCGAGATCGTGCCCGGCGGCCACCTCGGCATGCTCACCGGCCGCGCCGCACGCACCACCACCTGGGTGGTCCTCGACGAGTGGCTCGAGCAGTACTCCACCCCCGACGACCGCGCCACCCGGTCCAAGGCCCGCGCGAGGCGCAAGCCCCGCAAGCGGGTCGCCACCGCGGGGTCGGCCGAGCCCGGCACCGGCGCCCCGGCGGCGGAGCGGCGTACGGACCCGGTCGCCCCCGACCGGTCCGCGATCGGCTCCAACCCCGACCGCCGGTTCGCCTCGGCCTCCTCGCGCAACCTGGGTCGCAAGCCCTGA
- a CDS encoding SGNH/GDSL hydrolase family protein, with product MTARRLVAAVLTVLVLLSLGSLGSADEPEPTYTRYVSLGDSFTAAPYVPVNDIAYGCFRSSNNYPSRLARSLGVREHVDRSCSGARTLDLVGSQRTARGSRVPPQMEALTPETDLVTIGIGANNYRLYARLATVCRRLTTVCPLDDQRALFARILDRLRPALVSTIGEVERRAPRARVVLVGYPRLLPARGDCRRLPRMRPQDRATFRDVNKRLVEEMAAAAEQTGIEYADFYTASQGHDICSRSPWIQGRVGDGRVAAALHPLRAGQDALADLLEERLRRPPPRS from the coding sequence GTGACGGCACGGCGCCTGGTCGCCGCGGTGCTGACGGTGCTGGTGCTGCTGTCGCTGGGCAGCCTGGGGTCGGCCGACGAGCCCGAGCCGACGTACACCCGCTACGTCTCGCTGGGCGACTCCTTCACCGCGGCTCCCTACGTGCCGGTCAACGACATCGCCTACGGGTGCTTCCGCTCGAGCAACAACTACCCCTCGCGGCTGGCCCGGTCGCTGGGGGTGCGCGAGCACGTCGACCGCTCCTGCAGCGGAGCCCGCACCCTCGACCTCGTCGGCAGCCAGCGCACCGCCCGCGGCTCCCGCGTGCCGCCCCAGATGGAGGCGCTGACGCCGGAGACCGACCTCGTCACGATCGGGATCGGCGCCAACAACTACCGGCTCTACGCCCGGCTGGCGACGGTCTGCCGCCGGCTGACCACCGTGTGCCCGCTCGACGACCAGCGCGCGCTCTTCGCCCGCATCCTCGACCGGCTGCGCCCCGCCCTGGTGTCCACCATCGGCGAGGTGGAGCGGCGCGCGCCCCGGGCGCGGGTGGTGCTCGTGGGCTACCCCCGGCTGCTCCCGGCCCGGGGCGACTGCCGCCGGCTGCCGCGGATGCGCCCCCAGGACCGCGCCACCTTCCGCGACGTCAACAAGCGGCTGGTCGAGGAGATGGCGGCCGCGGCCGAGCAGACCGGGATCGAGTACGCCGACTTCTACACCGCCTCGCAGGGCCACGACATCTGCTCGCGCAGCCCGTGGATCCAGGGCCGCGTCGGCGACGGTCGCGTCGCCGCCGCCCTGCACCCGCTGCGCGCCGGCCAGGACGCGCTCGCCGACCTGCTCGAGGAACGGCTCCGGCGCCCGCCGCCACGGTCCTGA
- a CDS encoding potassium channel family protein: MRRPSEEGWDRRVQWPLVVVSLLFVAAYAWPILDPTLPLALRRTLATVVTLTWVVLTGEFVVRLLLARDRWRFLRDHPLDLAAALLPVFRPLRLLRLLSLLTLLDRVGRGSLRGRVGLYVGASVTLIVFTGSLAVLDAERGSSGPIQTYGDALWWSVETITTVGYGDMYPVTVTGRVVAGLLMLAGIGVLGTVTAGIASWLVERVEDLGEQEDLEQGTAPATATDVQALREEVRRLREELAARPSP, from the coding sequence ATGCGACGTCCGTCCGAGGAGGGGTGGGACCGGCGGGTCCAGTGGCCCCTCGTGGTGGTCTCGCTGCTCTTCGTGGCGGCGTACGCCTGGCCGATCCTCGACCCGACCCTCCCGCTCGCCCTGCGCCGCACCCTGGCGACGGTCGTCACCCTGACCTGGGTCGTGCTGACCGGCGAGTTCGTGGTGCGGCTGCTGCTCGCACGCGACCGGTGGCGCTTCCTGCGCGACCACCCGCTCGACCTCGCCGCCGCCCTGCTGCCGGTGTTCCGGCCGCTGCGGCTGCTGCGCCTGCTCTCGCTGCTGACGTTGCTGGACCGGGTCGGGCGCGGGTCGCTGCGCGGTCGCGTCGGGCTCTACGTCGGAGCCTCGGTGACCCTGATCGTGTTCACCGGGTCGCTGGCCGTCCTCGACGCCGAGCGCGGCTCCTCGGGGCCGATCCAGACCTACGGCGACGCGCTGTGGTGGTCGGTGGAGACGATCACGACCGTCGGCTACGGCGACATGTATCCCGTGACCGTCACCGGCCGGGTGGTGGCGGGCCTGCTGATGCTCGCCGGCATCGGCGTGCTGGGCACCGTGACCGCCGGCATCGCCTCGTGGCTGGTGGAGCGGGTGGAGGACCTCGGTGAGCAGGAGGACCTCGAGCAGGGCACCGCGCCGGCCACGGCCACCGACGTGCAGGCGCTGCGCGAGGAGGTACGCCGGCTGCGCGAGGAGCTCGCCGCCCGGCCGTCGCCCTAG
- a CDS encoding MFS transporter — MPTDVLSTRTRVGYGLGSVATGTFGTVPGLVLLPYLTDTLGIAAAVAGLIVFLPKAWDVVLNPVAGRVTDRTDDPRGPRRPWLLRAGLALAVTFALVFAGPDLGSRAFDAAWVLVTFVACATAYAFFQVPYVAMPAEMTSSYDERTRLMTWRVAILALAIMVSGASAPAVRDAFEGRTGYRVMGLVVAALLVLGVVGAYLGTRGAPVGTVAPGTGSLRDQLRVVAAARDFRLLLATFVVQALAVGAMLAGVAYVSRWVLVDRSAATLLFVCFVGPALLLTPVWSAVGRRVGKRRGYVAASLVLVVAALLLTTAGHVPVALVYAATALVGVGYAGIQVFPLAMLPDAVAVDAVRTGENRAGVYTGVWTAGETLGLALGPALYAALLALGGYVSTDQPADWMTQTQPGSAVLAITLGFSVVPAALVLLSLLPLRGYSLDATEVER, encoded by the coding sequence ATGCCGACCGACGTGCTGTCGACCCGCACCCGCGTCGGCTACGGCCTCGGGTCGGTGGCCACCGGCACGTTCGGCACCGTCCCCGGGCTGGTGCTGCTGCCCTACCTCACCGACACCCTCGGGATCGCGGCGGCGGTGGCCGGGCTGATCGTGTTCCTGCCCAAGGCCTGGGACGTCGTGCTCAACCCGGTCGCGGGCCGGGTCACCGACCGCACCGACGACCCGCGCGGACCGCGCCGGCCGTGGCTGCTGCGGGCCGGGCTCGCCCTGGCGGTGACGTTCGCGCTGGTCTTCGCCGGGCCCGACCTGGGCTCGCGGGCCTTCGACGCCGCGTGGGTGCTGGTGACGTTCGTGGCCTGCGCGACGGCGTACGCCTTCTTCCAGGTGCCCTACGTCGCGATGCCGGCGGAGATGACGTCGTCCTACGACGAGCGCACCCGGTTGATGACCTGGCGGGTGGCGATCCTCGCGCTCGCCATCATGGTGAGCGGGGCCTCGGCGCCCGCCGTGCGCGACGCCTTCGAGGGCCGCACCGGCTACCGCGTCATGGGGCTCGTGGTCGCGGCGCTGCTGGTCCTCGGCGTCGTCGGCGCCTACCTCGGCACACGCGGCGCCCCGGTCGGCACCGTGGCCCCCGGGACGGGCAGCCTGCGCGACCAGCTGCGCGTGGTCGCGGCGGCACGCGACTTCCGGCTGCTGCTGGCCACCTTCGTGGTGCAGGCGCTGGCCGTGGGCGCGATGCTCGCAGGGGTCGCCTACGTCTCGCGCTGGGTGCTGGTCGACCGCTCGGCCGCGACGCTGCTGTTCGTGTGCTTCGTCGGCCCCGCGCTGCTGCTGACGCCGGTGTGGAGCGCGGTCGGCCGCCGCGTGGGCAAGCGCCGCGGCTACGTCGCCGCCTCGCTCGTGCTCGTGGTGGCGGCGCTGCTGCTCACCACCGCCGGGCACGTCCCCGTCGCCCTGGTGTACGCCGCGACGGCGCTGGTCGGCGTCGGCTACGCCGGGATCCAGGTGTTCCCGCTGGCGATGCTGCCCGACGCCGTGGCCGTCGACGCCGTCCGCACCGGCGAGAACCGCGCCGGTGTCTACACCGGCGTCTGGACCGCCGGGGAGACCCTCGGGCTGGCCCTGGGGCCCGCGCTGTACGCCGCCCTGCTCGCCCTCGGCGGCTACGTCTCCACCGACCAGCCGGCCGACTGGATGACGCAGACCCAGCCCGGGTCGGCGGTGCTCGCGATCACGCTCGGCTTCTCGGTGGTCCCGGCGGCGCTGGTGCTGCTCAGCCTGCTCCCGCTGCGGGGCTACTCCCTCGACGCCACGGAGGTGGAACGGTGA
- a CDS encoding pyridoxal phosphate-dependent decarboxylase family protein — MTHDRNNHDDHAAEQDGPGDVLARLRAMQAGDVPVTGGRTLAYVYDSGLEEVDRVGREAVAAYAGSNGLDPTAFPSLLAMENELVGFTCDLLDAPEGTVGTVTSGGTESVLLAVQGARDSRPDVDRPRMVLPSTAHPAFHKAAHYFGVEVVTVAVGADFRARPAATAAAIDDRTVLVVASAPSYAHGVVDPVGRIAAAAAARGVRCHVDACIGGWVLPYAARLGRDVPPWTFAVPGVTSISVDLHKYAYAPKGTSVLLHRDAALRRPQYFTSARWPGYTMLNSTMQSTRSGGPLAGAWAVVRQVGDAGYLDLTRTLLGAVDRLAEGIGAIEGLHVVASPDASLVALGTDGSCDVFTLTDAMTRAGWLVQPQLSYDAMPPTLHLSPSAATAPHVEELLTDLADAVLAARRAGAVAVDPGVADLVRALDPAALSDDDFDGLLAAAGMDAAAGGDLPESMAEVNALLDLASPALREALLGRFLERLQQPVRAVASTPVHPPR, encoded by the coding sequence GTGACCCACGACCGCAACAACCACGACGACCACGCCGCCGAGCAGGACGGCCCCGGCGACGTGCTCGCCCGGCTCCGCGCGATGCAGGCGGGCGACGTGCCGGTGACCGGCGGCCGCACCCTGGCCTACGTCTACGACTCCGGGCTGGAGGAGGTCGACCGGGTCGGGCGCGAGGCCGTCGCGGCGTACGCCGGCTCCAACGGGCTCGACCCGACCGCGTTCCCCAGCCTGCTGGCGATGGAGAACGAGCTGGTCGGCTTCACCTGCGACCTCCTGGACGCACCGGAGGGCACGGTCGGCACCGTCACCTCCGGCGGCACCGAGTCGGTGCTGCTCGCCGTGCAGGGCGCCCGCGACTCCCGGCCCGACGTCGACCGGCCGCGGATGGTGCTGCCCTCGACGGCCCACCCGGCCTTCCACAAGGCGGCGCACTACTTCGGCGTCGAGGTGGTCACGGTCGCCGTCGGGGCGGACTTCCGGGCCCGGCCCGCGGCCACGGCCGCCGCGATCGACGACCGCACCGTGCTCGTGGTGGCCAGCGCCCCGTCGTACGCCCACGGCGTGGTGGACCCCGTCGGGCGGATCGCTGCGGCCGCGGCGGCCCGCGGGGTGCGCTGCCACGTCGACGCCTGCATCGGTGGCTGGGTGCTGCCGTACGCCGCCCGGCTGGGCCGCGACGTGCCACCGTGGACCTTCGCGGTGCCCGGCGTCACCAGCATCTCGGTCGACCTGCACAAGTACGCCTACGCACCCAAGGGCACCTCGGTGCTGCTGCACCGCGACGCGGCGCTGCGCCGGCCGCAGTACTTCACCTCGGCCCGCTGGCCGGGCTACACGATGCTCAACTCCACGATGCAGTCCACCCGCTCGGGCGGTCCGCTCGCCGGGGCGTGGGCGGTGGTGCGGCAGGTCGGCGACGCGGGCTACCTGGACCTGACGCGCACCCTGCTCGGGGCGGTCGACCGACTGGCGGAGGGCATCGGCGCGATCGAGGGGCTGCACGTCGTGGCCTCCCCCGACGCCTCCCTGGTGGCGCTCGGCACCGACGGCAGCTGCGACGTGTTCACGCTGACCGACGCGATGACCCGGGCGGGGTGGCTGGTGCAGCCGCAGCTGTCCTACGACGCGATGCCGCCGACGCTCCACCTGTCCCCCAGCGCCGCCACGGCGCCCCACGTGGAGGAGCTCCTGACCGACCTCGCCGACGCGGTCCTCGCAGCACGGCGTGCCGGGGCGGTGGCGGTCGACCCCGGGGTCGCCGACCTGGTCCGCGCCCTGGACCCCGCGGCGCTGAGCGACGACGACTTCGACGGGCTGCTCGCCGCGGCCGGGATGGACGCCGCCGCCGGTGGCGACCTGCCGGAGTCGATGGCCGAGGTCAACGCGCTGCTCGACCTCGCCTCGCCCGCCCTGCGCGAGGCGCTGCTCGGCCGGTTCCTGGAGCGCCTGCAGCAGCCGGTGCGGGCGGTCGCGAGCACACCCGTGCACCCGCCGCGTTAG
- a CDS encoding alpha/beta fold hydrolase → MPDVTANGISLHVEDTGGDGRPVVLIHGWPLSGASWSEQVPALTAAGHRVITYDRRGFGDSDKPGSGYDYDTFAADLAGLLEELDLRDVALVGFSMGGGEIARYIGTHGQDRVRAAVFAAAVPPYLLKTDDNPEGGLGQDDVEGMQQGARDDREGFLDGFTTAFFSAGGELKVTEEQRQEALALAARAGDQGLVECIHAFGTTDFRADLEKVTVPTLVIHGDGDGTVPFEVSGKRTAEIVNGAELVVVQDGPHGLNVSHAEEFNRALLAFLDSSSPG, encoded by the coding sequence GTGCCCGACGTGACCGCCAACGGCATCTCCCTGCACGTCGAGGACACCGGGGGTGACGGGCGCCCGGTCGTCCTCATCCACGGCTGGCCCCTCAGCGGCGCCTCCTGGTCCGAGCAGGTGCCCGCCCTCACCGCGGCCGGCCACCGCGTCATCACCTACGACCGCCGTGGCTTCGGCGACTCCGACAAGCCCGGCTCGGGCTACGACTACGACACCTTCGCCGCCGACCTCGCCGGGCTCCTGGAGGAGCTCGACCTGCGCGACGTGGCCCTCGTCGGCTTCTCGATGGGCGGTGGCGAGATCGCCCGCTACATCGGCACCCACGGCCAGGACCGGGTGCGCGCCGCGGTGTTCGCCGCCGCCGTCCCGCCCTACCTGCTCAAGACCGACGACAACCCCGAGGGCGGCCTGGGCCAGGACGACGTCGAGGGCATGCAGCAGGGCGCCCGCGACGACCGCGAGGGCTTCCTCGACGGCTTCACGACCGCCTTCTTCTCGGCCGGCGGCGAGCTCAAGGTCACCGAGGAGCAGCGCCAGGAGGCGCTCGCCCTCGCGGCCCGGGCCGGCGACCAGGGCCTGGTGGAGTGCATCCACGCCTTCGGCACCACCGACTTCCGCGCCGACCTGGAGAAGGTCACCGTGCCGACGCTGGTCATCCACGGCGACGGCGACGGCACCGTGCCGTTCGAGGTCTCGGGCAAGCGCACCGCCGAGATCGTCAACGGCGCCGAGCTGGTCGTGGTCCAGGACGGCCCGCACGGTCTGAACGTCAGCCACGCCGAGGAGTTCAACCGGGCGCTGCTGGCCTTCCTCGACAGCAGCAGCCCCGGCTGA
- a CDS encoding uracil-DNA glycosylase: MSALAGLVDRGLVAADWAEALAPVDDQIARMGTFLREEVAAGRGYLPAGDHVLRAFQRPLASVKVLLVGQDPYPTPGHPVGLSFSVAPGVAPPKSLVNVFRELVDDLGVAAPTSGDLTPWADAGVMLLNRCLTVTPRDANSHRGRGWEPVTDQAIRVLAQRAGSGVPLAAILWGSNAQSLKGELGPVPWVESVHPSPLAAYKGFFGSKPFSRVNSLLTDQGGEPVDWRLP; encoded by the coding sequence ATGAGCGCTCTCGCCGGACTCGTCGACCGCGGACTCGTCGCCGCCGACTGGGCCGAGGCCCTGGCCCCGGTCGACGACCAGATCGCCCGGATGGGCACGTTCCTGCGCGAGGAGGTCGCCGCCGGGCGGGGCTACCTCCCCGCCGGCGACCACGTGCTCCGGGCGTTCCAGCGGCCGCTCGCCTCGGTCAAGGTGCTCCTCGTCGGGCAGGACCCCTACCCCACCCCGGGCCACCCGGTGGGCCTGAGCTTCTCGGTCGCCCCCGGGGTGGCGCCGCCCAAGAGCCTGGTCAACGTCTTCCGCGAGCTCGTCGACGACCTCGGCGTGGCGGCGCCGACGTCGGGCGACCTCACCCCGTGGGCGGACGCCGGGGTGATGCTGCTCAACCGGTGCCTGACGGTCACGCCCCGCGACGCCAACTCGCACCGGGGTCGGGGCTGGGAACCCGTCACCGACCAGGCGATCCGCGTGCTGGCGCAGCGGGCGGGGTCCGGCGTACCCCTGGCAGCGATCCTGTGGGGCAGCAACGCCCAGTCGCTCAAGGGCGAGCTGGGCCCGGTTCCCTGGGTGGAGTCGGTGCACCCCAGCCCGCTGGCGGCGTACAAGGGCTTCTTCGGGTCCAAGCCCTTCAGCCGCGTCAACAGCCTGCTGACGGACCAGGGCGGGGAGCCGGTGGACTGGCGGCTGCCGTGA
- the pdxY gene encoding pyridoxal kinase PdxY, protein MELLTIQSSVAFGHVGNSAAVFPLQRLGIEAWAVNTVHFSNHTGYGEWRGPLLSADDLREVVRGVEERGALARVAAVLSGYQGGEEVGDVVLETVARAKALNPDAVYCCDPVMGDVGRGMFVRPGIPELMRDRVVPAADVITPNHFELDFLAGTTTRTTAELLAAVDDVRDRGPRTVLVTSVLTEETPAGHVDVVAVSDVGAWSVRTPLLPISPNGCGDVTAAVFLAHLLRTGDAATALQRVTSTVFGILEETIASGTREIQLVAAQDVIADPPTRFGATRLR, encoded by the coding sequence ATGGAGCTCCTGACCATCCAGTCCTCGGTCGCCTTCGGGCACGTCGGCAACAGCGCGGCGGTCTTCCCGCTCCAGCGGCTCGGCATCGAGGCGTGGGCGGTCAACACCGTCCACTTCTCCAACCACACCGGGTACGGCGAGTGGCGCGGCCCGCTGCTGTCGGCCGACGACCTGCGGGAGGTCGTCCGAGGCGTCGAGGAGCGGGGTGCGCTCGCCCGGGTCGCGGCCGTGCTCAGCGGCTACCAGGGCGGCGAGGAGGTCGGCGACGTGGTCCTCGAGACCGTCGCCCGCGCCAAGGCGCTCAACCCCGACGCGGTCTACTGCTGCGACCCGGTGATGGGCGACGTCGGGCGCGGCATGTTCGTGCGGCCGGGCATCCCCGAGCTGATGCGCGACCGGGTGGTGCCGGCGGCCGACGTGATCACGCCCAACCACTTCGAGCTCGACTTCCTCGCCGGCACCACCACCCGCACCACCGCCGAGCTGCTGGCCGCGGTCGACGACGTCCGCGACCGGGGACCGCGCACCGTGCTGGTGACCAGCGTGCTCACCGAGGAGACGCCCGCGGGCCACGTCGACGTGGTGGCGGTCTCCGACGTCGGCGCGTGGTCGGTGCGCACCCCGCTGCTCCCGATCAGCCCCAACGGCTGCGGCGACGTCACGGCCGCGGTGTTCCTGGCCCACCTGCTGCGCACCGGCGACGCCGCGACCGCGCTGCAGCGGGTCACCTCCACGGTCTTCGGCATCCTGGAGGAGACCATCGCGTCCGGCACCCGCGAGATCCAGCTCGTCGCCGCCCAGGACGTCATCGCCGACCCCCCGACCCGCTTCGGAGCGACCCGGCTGCGCTGA
- a CDS encoding DeoR/GlpR family DNA-binding transcription regulator, producing MEADERQRRILALARHDGRVEVARLADDLRVAPETVRRDLRQLVERGMLQRVHGGAHPVEGVGYESDVEQRSHSQVAEKRRIAVAAAARLEGAESVYVDEGVTPQLVAEAIAASLRPDAKLTVVTSSLLAAGALAHVPQVTVMLLGGRLRGRTMATVDHWATRMLRELVIDLAYLGANGISRDHGLTTPDPAVAAVKAQVVASARRRIFVGVHTKFNVSSFCRFADIPDFEALVTDTGVSVADAHRFGAMGPHVVRA from the coding sequence ATGGAGGCCGACGAGCGGCAGCGGCGCATCCTGGCCCTGGCCCGGCACGACGGCCGGGTCGAGGTCGCCCGGCTCGCGGACGACCTCCGCGTCGCGCCCGAGACCGTACGCCGCGACCTGCGGCAGCTGGTCGAGCGCGGCATGCTGCAGCGCGTCCACGGCGGCGCCCACCCCGTCGAGGGGGTCGGCTACGAGAGCGACGTGGAGCAGCGCAGCCACTCCCAGGTCGCCGAGAAGCGCCGCATCGCCGTCGCGGCCGCCGCCCGTCTCGAGGGCGCCGAGTCGGTCTACGTCGACGAGGGCGTCACCCCGCAGCTGGTCGCCGAGGCCATCGCGGCGTCGCTGCGCCCGGACGCCAAGCTGACCGTGGTCACCTCCTCGCTGCTCGCCGCCGGCGCGCTCGCCCACGTGCCGCAGGTGACGGTGATGCTGCTCGGCGGTCGCCTGCGCGGCCGGACCATGGCCACCGTCGACCACTGGGCGACCCGGATGCTGCGCGAGCTGGTCATCGACCTGGCCTACCTCGGCGCCAACGGCATCTCGCGCGACCACGGCCTCACCACGCCCGACCCGGCGGTGGCGGCCGTCAAGGCCCAGGTGGTCGCCAGCGCGCGGCGCCGGATCTTCGTCGGCGTGCACACCAAGTTCAACGTCTCCAGCTTCTGCCGCTTCGCCGACATCCCCGACTTCGAGGCGCTGGTCACCGACACCGGCGTCAGCGTCGCCGACGCCCACCGCTTCGGCGCGATGGGCCCCCACGTCGTCCGGGCCTAG